One region of Thermodesulfovibrionales bacterium genomic DNA includes:
- a CDS encoding zinc ribbon domain-containing protein produces the protein MPIYEYACNACNETFSLLQRVGSSERDSICPRCGSDKVRKKLSAFSCSSGGSGSFSSFPSGGHGGGG, from the coding sequence ATGCCGATCTATGAGTACGCGTGTAATGCCTGTAATGAGACCTTCTCTCTCCTGCAGAGGGTCGGCTCTTCTGAGAGGGACAGTATCTGTCCCCGGTGTGGTTCTGATAAGGTGAGGAAGAAACTCTCTGCCTTCAGCTGCTCTTCCGGAGGAAGCGGTTCTTTTTCTTCTTTTCCATCGGGCGGCCACGGCGGAGGGGGTTGA
- the ftsY gene encoding signal recognition particle-docking protein FtsY, with amino-acid sequence MGFFDRLKEGLSKTRKGLIEKVETVFKGRKIDEETLEELEETLITSDIGIKATTDIVAFLREKARKGEIQNSDSVRDYLKEDMTAILGPSRPLVLSKEKPIVILTVGVNGVGKTTTIGKLAGRFVSEGKSVLLAAADTFRAAAIEQIEIWAGRTGAQLVKHQSGSDPAAVAFDAIEAARARNVDIVIVDTAGRLHTKSPLMEELKKVRRVIEKALPGAPHETILVVDATTGQNALRQAEMFHDAVGVTGIALTKLDGTAKGGIVFAIYKELGIPIKFIGVGEGIEDLRDFDSQEFVEALFS; translated from the coding sequence ATGGGATTTTTCGACCGGTTGAAGGAAGGACTTTCGAAGACACGGAAGGGTCTTATCGAGAAGGTTGAGACGGTCTTCAAGGGACGCAAGATCGACGAGGAGACTCTCGAAGAGCTCGAAGAGACGCTTATCACCTCCGACATCGGAATCAAGGCGACTACGGACATCGTGGCCTTCCTCAGGGAAAAGGCACGGAAGGGTGAGATACAGAATTCCGATAGCGTCAGAGACTATCTGAAGGAAGACATGACAGCCATCCTCGGACCCTCGCGTCCCCTCGTTCTGTCCAAGGAGAAGCCCATTGTCATCCTCACGGTCGGCGTGAACGGGGTAGGGAAGACCACAACGATCGGCAAACTCGCGGGCAGATTTGTTTCCGAGGGCAAGTCCGTGCTCCTTGCGGCTGCCGATACGTTTCGCGCGGCTGCCATAGAGCAGATCGAGATATGGGCCGGGAGGACAGGGGCGCAGCTCGTGAAGCACCAGAGCGGCTCCGACCCTGCCGCAGTCGCCTTTGATGCGATAGAGGCTGCAAGGGCACGCAATGTCGACATCGTGATCGTTGATACCGCCGGAAGGCTGCATACGAAGAGTCCCCTCATGGAAGAGTTGAAGAAGGTGAGGCGTGTCATCGAAAAGGCGTTACCGGGCGCCCCTCACGAGACGATCCTCGTCGTTGACGCGACGACGGGCCAGAACGCGCTGAGACAGGCAGAGATGTTTCACGACGCTGTCGGGGTGACGGGTATCGCTCTCACAAAACTTGACGGAACGGCAAAAGGCGGGATCGTCTTTGCCATTTATAAGGAGCTGGGTATACCGATTAAGTTCATTGGGGTCGGGGAGGGGATTGAGGATCTCCGGGATTTTGATTCACAGGAGTTTGTGGAGGCACTTTTTTCATAA